From a single Miscanthus floridulus cultivar M001 chromosome 8, ASM1932011v1, whole genome shotgun sequence genomic region:
- the LOC136471274 gene encoding gamma-glutamyl peptidase 3-like, producing MAKPAAGLGGRRYALLLALWDSEYAKEVYGGYYNVFVAAFGDASGGTDERWDCFRVIAGEFPAPEDLASYDGFVVSGSPRDAHGDEPWVRRLCALVQTVHAMRKRVLGICFGHQVLCRALGGRVGRARNGWDVGVRKVTFAPDLLEGRRLEFLGDLVEDDLPRSAALIEVHQDEVWEIPPTATVLAYSEKTRVEVFAVGEHALGIQGHPEYTVDILHNLIDRLTRQNDIRRSVGEEARRTVAETGGPDRAFWTALCKGFLGGGRGDRPQPAPPVRETAAPEVTSCAVAGCGFTSAAAMIQLARSN from the coding sequence ATGGCTAAGCCGGCGGCGGGGCTCGGCGGGAGGCGCTACGCGCTACTGCTAGCGCTATGGGACTCGGAGTACGCCAAGGAGGTGTACGGCGGGTACTACAACGTCTTCGTCGCCGCGTTCGGCGACGCCAGCGGTGGCACCGACGAGAGGTGGGACTGCTTCCGCGTGATCGCCGGCGAGTTCCCGGCGCCGGAGGACCTGGCGTCGTACGACGGGTTCGTGGTGAGCGGCAGCCCGCGGGACGCGCACGGCGACGAGCCCTGGGTCCGGCGCCTCTGCGCGCTCGTCCAGACCGTGCACGCCATGAGGAAGCGGGTGCTCGGCATCTGCTTCGGGCACCAGGTGCTGTGCCGAGCGCTGGGCGGAAGGGTCGGCAGGGCTCGGAACGGCTGGGACGTCGGGGTGAGGAAGGTGACGTTCGCGCCGGACCTCCTGGAGGGCCGCCGCCTCGAGTTCCTCGGGGATCTCGTCGAGGACGACCTCCCACGGAGCGCCGCCCTCATCGAGGTTCACCAGGACGAGGTGTGGGAGATCCCGCCGACAGCGACGGTGCTGGCCTACTCGGAGAAGACTCGCGTGGAGGTGTTCGCCGTCGGGGAGCACGCGCTGGGCATCCAGGGACACCCGGAGTACACCGTCGACATCCTCCACAACCTCATCGACCGCCTCACCAGGCAGAACGACATCCGGAGGAGCGTCGGCGAGGAGGCGCGGCGAACGGTCGCGGAGACCGGCGGGCCGGACCGCGCGTTCTGGACGGCACTCTGCAAGGGTTTTCTCGGAGGGGGAAGAGGAGATCGTCCGCAGCCTGCTCCGCCGGTGCGGGAGACGGCGGCGCCGGAGGTGACCAGCTGCGCCGTCGCTGGCTGCGGCTTCACCAGCGCAGCTGCAATGATCCAGTTGGCTCGCAGCAACTAG